A section of the Rhodococcus sp. 4CII genome encodes:
- a CDS encoding alpha/beta hydrolase, producing the protein MKDSAHLIPARSRGPGVRIAARRRCRTLLQAWDVPHSLDHFETTLGSTMVVSTGKATGRPPVVVLAGAGLSAATVLAAVGAVARTHRVFVPDLPGEPGLSTARRPRRRRLHAYGRWLDEMLPQLTDEPVILAGHSLGAGIALACTPSERITGLVLLNPAGIVPVKRSFELTKLRAASLLHMHTPRTNSDRILTYLSAPRFMPDDNVIDWFSMATQYRFLGTLPRPLPARDLRRWARGVPIIVATGEQDTLFPPGRLRGPVRALLAADVQVLPRCGHLTLREFPGALTRLVESDVG; encoded by the coding sequence GTGAAGGATTCCGCGCACCTCATCCCGGCCCGCTCCCGCGGTCCTGGCGTCAGGATTGCGGCGCGACGCCGGTGCCGAACCCTCCTGCAGGCGTGGGATGTTCCGCACAGTCTCGACCACTTCGAGACGACCCTCGGGTCGACCATGGTCGTCTCCACCGGCAAGGCCACGGGACGGCCTCCGGTGGTGGTACTGGCCGGGGCCGGGCTCAGCGCCGCGACCGTCCTCGCCGCCGTCGGCGCAGTGGCGAGAACGCACCGAGTGTTCGTGCCGGACCTACCCGGTGAACCCGGCCTGAGCACCGCCAGGCGGCCGCGCCGGCGCCGGCTTCACGCCTACGGGCGATGGCTCGACGAAATGCTCCCGCAACTCACCGACGAACCGGTGATCCTCGCCGGGCATTCGCTGGGTGCCGGGATCGCGCTCGCCTGCACTCCGAGCGAGCGGATCACCGGCCTCGTCCTGCTCAACCCCGCCGGCATCGTCCCGGTGAAGCGGTCGTTCGAGCTGACGAAACTTCGTGCCGCATCCCTGCTGCATATGCATACCCCGCGGACCAACAGCGACCGCATCCTGACATATCTGAGTGCACCCCGGTTCATGCCCGATGACAATGTGATCGACTGGTTCAGCATGGCAACGCAGTACCGGTTTCTCGGCACCCTGCCGCGGCCCCTGCCCGCCCGAGACCTCCGCCGGTGGGCGCGGGGTGTCCCAATCATCGTCGCCACCGGCGAGCAGGACACGCTCTTTCCGCCGGGCCGTCTACGCGGCCCGGTCCGTGCGCTGCTCGCGGCGGATGTGCAGGTACTGCCGCGCTGCGGCCACCTGACCCTGCGCGAATTTCCCGGGGCACTGACGCGGTTGGTCGAGTCGGATGTCGGGTGA
- a CDS encoding TrkH family potassium uptake protein, with translation MALTPVRVVALGFATAIVVGTGLLLLPAATQPGTDTGVIDALFTATSAMCLTGLIVVDTPAHWSGFGQGVILGLIQVGGFGIMTMASLVGLMLANRIGLRARLNAAAEVRASGLGDVRSVVVGVVRVSILIEVVTALCLTVRFAFGYDEPPGRALWLGVFHAISAFNNAGFALYSDNIVGFADDPWICLPLLAAVILGGIGFPVLFEVGRRVRGTTSGRWSLHTRLTVAVTAVLLVAGPVLVLALEWGSTLRDHDLGSKLLVAAFQGIMPRTAGFNSVDYAQMDPATLLVTDVLMFIGGGSGGTAGGIKVTTFALLLFAIVAEVRGDRAVVIFDRRIAPRVQRQALSVALIGVALVMVPTIVLLAGTDFDLNVLLFEVTSAFATVGLSTGITAQVPAWGQLILVALMYLGRIGSITLVSALAARNRDRRYELPEERPFIG, from the coding sequence GTGGCGCTGACCCCGGTGCGGGTGGTGGCCCTGGGTTTCGCGACGGCGATCGTCGTCGGCACCGGGCTACTGCTCCTGCCGGCGGCGACCCAGCCGGGCACGGACACCGGTGTCATCGACGCGCTGTTCACGGCGACGTCGGCGATGTGCCTGACCGGGCTGATCGTGGTCGACACCCCCGCCCACTGGTCGGGGTTCGGTCAGGGTGTCATCCTGGGTCTGATCCAGGTCGGCGGGTTTGGGATCATGACGATGGCCTCGCTGGTCGGGTTGATGCTCGCGAACCGGATCGGGCTGCGGGCCCGGCTCAACGCCGCCGCCGAGGTGCGGGCGTCCGGGCTCGGGGACGTGCGCAGCGTCGTCGTCGGTGTGGTCCGGGTCAGCATCCTCATCGAGGTCGTCACCGCGCTCTGCCTGACGGTAAGGTTCGCGTTCGGTTACGACGAGCCGCCCGGCCGGGCCCTGTGGCTGGGGGTGTTCCATGCGATCTCGGCGTTCAACAACGCCGGCTTCGCGCTCTACAGCGACAACATCGTCGGATTCGCCGACGACCCGTGGATCTGCCTTCCGTTGCTGGCCGCGGTGATCCTCGGCGGCATCGGGTTCCCGGTGCTCTTCGAGGTGGGGCGGCGGGTCCGCGGCACCACCTCCGGCCGGTGGAGCCTGCACACCCGGCTCACCGTGGCGGTCACCGCGGTGCTGCTGGTGGCCGGTCCGGTGCTGGTGCTGGCACTCGAGTGGGGCTCCACCCTGCGCGACCACGATCTCGGATCGAAGCTCCTGGTGGCCGCGTTCCAGGGCATCATGCCCCGCACCGCCGGCTTCAACAGCGTCGACTACGCCCAGATGGATCCGGCGACCCTGCTGGTGACGGACGTGCTGATGTTCATCGGCGGCGGCAGCGGCGGCACCGCCGGCGGCATCAAGGTCACCACCTTCGCGCTACTGCTGTTCGCGATCGTCGCCGAGGTGCGCGGTGACCGCGCGGTGGTCATCTTCGACCGCCGGATCGCCCCGCGGGTGCAGCGCCAAGCCCTGTCGGTCGCGCTCATCGGCGTCGCCCTGGTGATGGTCCCCACGATCGTCCTGCTCGCGGGCACCGACTTCGACCTGAACGTGCTGCTGTTCGAGGTCACCTCCGCGTTCGCAACCGTCGGACTGTCCACCGGCATCACCGCGCAAGTACCCGCCTGGGGCCAGCTGATCCTGGTCGCGCTGATGTACTTGGGCCGCATCGGGTCCATCACCCTGGTCAGCGCCCTCGCCGCCCGGAACCGTGACCGCCGCTACGAACTCCCCGAAGAAAGGCCCTTCATTGGCTAG
- a CDS encoding APC family permease, with protein sequence MASTTSLLKRVVLGRPQRSDRLGHTLLPKRIALPVFASDPLSSVAYATQEILLILTLGGLTYLYMAPWIAGAVVVLLAVVVLSYRQVVRAYPSGGGSYEVVSENLGALAGLVVAAALLVDYVMTVAVSVAAGVDNIISAIPDLNAHRVALCIGFIVLLTAMNLRGIRESGRAFAAPTYAFVAGVMVMIAIGLVRALLGDPPQAESANYQIHAEQVGLNTLAVAFLVLRAFSSGCTALTGVEAISNGVPAFRKPKALNAARTMAAMGAISITMFTGVTALALIAHTRVTENTCDLIGFAGDCTTDPQRTVIAQIAAAVFGNDSIMFFYMQATTALILILAANTAYNGFPLLSSILAQHRYLPRQLHTRGDRLAYSNGIILLAVVAGTLIYAFDGSATRLIQLYIVGVFTSFTLCQAGMVRHWNRVLTDSVAPADRRRIHRARGINAFGASFTGIVLVVVMVTKFTHGAYLVVIAIPVLCLLMHGIHRHYAAVRAELEADEDEDTLPSRVHAIVLVSGWHKATNRAIMFARATRPDTIVALTVNVDDSDTRLLHKEWDDHNASIPLTVIESPYREITRPVVDYVKRIRRTSPRDVVSVYIPEYVVGRWWENLLHNQSSLRLKGRLLFEPGVMVTSVPWQLHSTGHRDLTRPEHSPGEIRRGITGADTS encoded by the coding sequence GTGGCATCAACAACATCGTTGCTCAAGCGGGTCGTTCTGGGGCGCCCGCAGCGCAGTGACCGGCTCGGGCACACCCTGCTCCCGAAACGGATTGCGCTGCCCGTCTTCGCCAGCGATCCGCTGTCCTCGGTGGCGTATGCGACGCAGGAAATCCTGTTGATCCTGACCCTCGGCGGGCTGACCTACCTGTACATGGCGCCGTGGATCGCCGGCGCGGTCGTGGTACTGCTCGCCGTGGTCGTGCTGTCCTACCGGCAGGTGGTGCGCGCCTATCCCAGCGGCGGCGGATCCTACGAAGTGGTCTCCGAGAACCTGGGCGCCCTGGCCGGGCTGGTCGTCGCGGCCGCGTTGCTGGTCGACTACGTCATGACCGTCGCGGTGTCCGTCGCGGCAGGGGTGGACAACATCATCTCCGCGATCCCCGATCTCAATGCGCACCGGGTTGCCCTCTGTATCGGGTTCATCGTGCTGCTCACGGCGATGAATCTGCGCGGCATCCGCGAATCGGGCCGCGCGTTCGCCGCCCCGACCTACGCGTTCGTCGCCGGGGTGATGGTGATGATCGCGATCGGGCTCGTGCGCGCGCTGCTCGGTGATCCGCCGCAGGCGGAAAGCGCGAACTACCAGATCCACGCCGAACAGGTCGGCCTCAACACTCTGGCGGTGGCGTTTCTGGTGCTTCGCGCGTTCTCCTCCGGGTGTACCGCGCTGACCGGTGTCGAAGCCATTTCCAATGGTGTGCCCGCGTTTCGTAAGCCCAAGGCCCTCAACGCCGCCCGGACGATGGCGGCGATGGGGGCCATCTCGATCACCATGTTCACCGGGGTGACCGCGCTGGCCCTGATCGCGCACACCCGGGTGACCGAGAACACCTGCGATCTGATCGGCTTCGCCGGCGACTGTACGACGGATCCGCAGCGCACCGTGATCGCCCAGATCGCCGCCGCGGTGTTCGGTAACGACAGCATCATGTTCTTCTACATGCAGGCGACCACCGCGCTGATCCTGATCCTGGCCGCGAACACCGCCTACAACGGGTTCCCGCTGTTGAGTTCGATCCTCGCGCAACACCGGTACCTGCCCCGCCAGCTGCACACTCGCGGCGACCGGCTGGCGTACTCGAACGGCATCATCTTGCTGGCGGTGGTCGCCGGCACCCTGATCTACGCGTTCGACGGATCGGCGACCCGCCTGATTCAGCTCTACATCGTGGGGGTGTTCACCTCGTTCACGTTGTGTCAGGCCGGGATGGTGCGGCACTGGAACCGCGTGCTCACCGACTCAGTGGCACCCGCGGATCGTCGCCGGATCCACCGCGCGCGCGGGATCAACGCGTTCGGTGCCTCGTTCACCGGCATCGTCCTCGTGGTCGTCATGGTCACCAAGTTCACCCACGGCGCCTACCTGGTCGTCATCGCCATCCCCGTCCTGTGCCTGCTCATGCACGGAATCCATCGCCACTACGCGGCCGTGCGGGCCGAACTCGAGGCCGACGAGGACGAGGACACCCTGCCGAGCCGGGTCCACGCCATCGTGCTGGTCTCCGGTTGGCACAAGGCCACCAATCGGGCGATCATGTTCGCCCGCGCGACCCGGCCGGACACGATCGTCGCCCTGACCGTGAACGTGGACGACTCCGATACCCGTCTGCTGCACAAGGAGTGGGACGACCACAACGCGAGCATCCCGCTCACCGTGATCGAGTCCCCCTACCGCGAAATCACCCGGCCCGTCGTCGACTACGTCAAACGCATCCGCCGCACCAGCCCCCGGGACGTGGTCAGTGTCTACATTCCCGAGTACGTCGTCGGGCGGTGGTGGGAAAACCTGCTGCACAACCAGAGTTCGCTGCGTCTGAAGGGTCGGCTGCTGTTCGAGCCGGGGGTGATGGTGACCAGTGTGCCCTGGCAACTGCACTCGACCGGGCACCGTGACCTCACCCGTCCCGAGCACAGCCCGGGAGAGATCCGTCGGGGCATTACCGGCGCGGACACCAGCTGA
- a CDS encoding TetR/AcrR family transcriptional regulator, with product MRSNERSRGPRAAARDGDLTAAARIRDAAILRFSRDGFGVSLRTVAEDAQISGGLILYHFGTKAGLRRACDEWVLAEIRESKRAVLGTGETGPWLAQLGQTDHFAPLAMYVARTLQAGGEAAAAFFDHLVDDAAGYLEEGVRSGVITPSRDPYARARFLTGMSVGTVLLEMSLRPQMLRDGDFTGFFQAIADATTGPGLELYTQGLLTDRQMLDDYLMYVTDPPARTDDGDSAAAQP from the coding sequence ATGCGTTCAAACGAGCGTTCTCGGGGGCCGCGTGCCGCGGCCCGTGACGGTGATCTGACGGCGGCGGCGCGGATCCGCGACGCGGCCATACTCCGGTTCAGCCGCGACGGGTTCGGGGTCAGCCTCCGCACGGTGGCCGAGGATGCCCAGATCAGCGGCGGGTTGATCCTGTATCACTTCGGGACCAAGGCGGGGCTGCGCCGCGCGTGCGACGAGTGGGTGCTCGCGGAGATCCGGGAGTCCAAGCGCGCGGTGCTGGGCACCGGTGAGACCGGGCCGTGGCTGGCGCAGCTCGGGCAGACCGACCACTTCGCGCCGCTGGCGATGTATGTGGCCCGCACCTTGCAGGCCGGCGGGGAGGCCGCCGCGGCGTTTTTCGATCACCTGGTCGACGACGCGGCCGGCTACCTCGAAGAGGGCGTACGCAGCGGTGTGATCACCCCGTCCCGGGACCCGTACGCGCGGGCGAGGTTTCTCACCGGTATGAGCGTGGGAACGGTGCTGCTGGAGATGTCGCTGCGCCCGCAGATGCTGCGCGACGGCGACTTCACCGGCTTCTTCCAGGCCATCGCGGACGCCACCACCGGGCCCGGCCTCGAGCTCTACACCCAAGGATTGCTCACCGATCGGCAGATGCTCGACGACTACCTGATGTATGTGACGGATCCGCCTGCCAGGACAGACGACGGCGATAGCGCCGCCGCCCAACCCTGA
- a CDS encoding ABC transporter ATP-binding protein yields MNTVIEVENLTKTFGTVTALDELDLTVGRGEVAGFLGPNGAGKTTTIRVLLGLLRADAGRASVLGLDPWRDTVELHQRLAYVPGDVSLWPTLTGGEVIDLLCRLRGNVDPARRTELIDRFELDPRKKCRTYSKGNRQKVALIAGLATDVELLILDEPTSGLDPLMEQVFQRCIDEVKQQGRSVLLSSHILAEVEKLCDTVTIIRDGRAVETGTLEQLRHLTRSTITAATDRDAAPLAQLPGVHELRIERGRTVFEVDNAHLDEVIRALAEYGVRSLESAPPSLEELFLRHYGDSRESDPVGGAR; encoded by the coding sequence ATGAACACTGTCATCGAGGTCGAGAACCTCACGAAAACCTTCGGAACCGTCACCGCCCTCGACGAACTCGACCTGACCGTCGGCCGCGGAGAGGTCGCCGGCTTCCTCGGACCCAACGGCGCCGGCAAGACCACCACCATCCGAGTGCTGCTCGGGCTGCTGCGCGCCGACGCCGGAAGAGCGAGCGTCCTCGGACTGGACCCGTGGCGCGACACGGTCGAGCTCCATCAGCGGCTGGCCTACGTGCCCGGGGACGTCAGCCTGTGGCCGACCCTGACCGGCGGCGAGGTCATCGACCTGCTGTGCCGGCTGCGCGGCAACGTCGACCCCGCCCGGCGCACCGAACTCATCGACCGCTTCGAACTCGACCCCCGCAAGAAATGCCGCACCTACTCCAAGGGCAACCGGCAGAAGGTCGCCCTGATCGCCGGGTTGGCCACCGATGTGGAACTGCTCATCCTCGACGAGCCGACGTCGGGGCTGGACCCGCTGATGGAGCAGGTGTTCCAGCGGTGCATCGACGAGGTGAAACAGCAAGGCCGATCCGTCCTGCTGTCCAGTCACATCCTCGCCGAGGTCGAAAAGCTCTGCGACACCGTCACCATCATCCGGGACGGCCGAGCCGTGGAAACCGGAACCCTCGAGCAGCTGCGGCACCTGACCCGCTCGACGATCACCGCCGCCACCGACCGGGACGCCGCCCCGCTCGCCCAGCTGCCCGGCGTACACGAGCTGCGGATCGAACGGGGCCGCACCGTCTTCGAGGTGGACAACGCCCACCTCGACGAGGTGATCCGGGCTCTCGCCGAGTACGGGGTCCGCAGCCTCGAGAGCGCACCGCCCTCACTCGAGGAACTGTTCCTGCGCCACTACGGTGATTCCCGCGAGAGCGATCCGGTGGGGGGTGCGCGATGA
- a CDS encoding winged helix-turn-helix transcriptional regulator — MRDPDVYAGSAECRGRYSRSDLRAIVDHQFTVEVLDALSQGSQTVASLGANLELRRRTLMAPLRILAAHGLVASDHTGSWDTAVRHATTYRLTDRGRRTADLLSSFWVWASLYEPDDSDGN, encoded by the coding sequence ATGCGTGATCCGGACGTCTACGCAGGTTCCGCCGAATGCAGAGGTCGGTACTCCCGATCAGATCTGCGCGCGATAGTTGACCACCAGTTCACGGTGGAGGTGCTCGATGCCCTCTCACAGGGATCACAGACGGTTGCCTCCCTCGGCGCGAACCTCGAGTTGAGGCGACGCACCCTCATGGCGCCCCTGCGGATCCTGGCCGCACACGGGCTGGTGGCCAGCGATCACACCGGCAGCTGGGATACCGCCGTAAGGCACGCCACCACGTATCGTCTGACCGACCGCGGCCGGCGAACGGCGGACCTGCTGTCCTCGTTCTGGGTGTGGGCATCGTTGTACGAGCCCGATGATTCCGACGGGAACTGA
- a CDS encoding ABC transporter permease encodes MRAQRATPALLRLNLRRDRIKLPAWVLGIAVMTMYFGNALKLAYPTEQDIANVASFANSPAAIMMSGPGYGMDNPTLEAFLANQYALYLMVAAALMNILLTVRHTRLEEEGGRTELILAGVVGRNAPLTAAMLTALVANTALVVAGTLALAGTGFDTAGSLLLLTGFAALGLVFAAITALMCQVTEHARAATGLAAAVLGAAFLIRGIGDLTAEHGSALSWLSPIAWSQQTRVFVDPRWWPLTLSIGFAGAALVGAYVLVGRRDVGAGLVAPRLGAAEASAALSHPFTMALRLQRGAIIGWAVGLSVAGLFYGAFTESIADAFGDLPDDILVIMGGATGNLVDGYLGLMGFTMAFLVSCFAIVSVRRLHSEEQAGRADPVLATKTSRAGWMGSGVAAAAASSIVLLGLSGAATGLGAALVTGDPGYVVTLKLAYLAHTPAVLVVAAVAALLFGLAPRAFGAVWILPVFGYLIGTFGPILQLPDWLGDLSPLGHIPQMPLESFTATPVIALLLVAATAVAGGLAAFRRRDITAT; translated from the coding sequence ATGAGGGCACAGCGCGCCACCCCGGCCCTGCTGCGGCTGAACCTGCGGCGGGACCGGATCAAGCTGCCCGCCTGGGTGCTCGGCATCGCGGTGATGACGATGTACTTCGGCAACGCGCTGAAGCTGGCGTACCCCACCGAGCAGGACATCGCCAACGTCGCGTCCTTCGCCAACAGTCCCGCCGCGATCATGATGTCCGGCCCCGGCTACGGCATGGACAACCCCACCCTGGAGGCGTTCCTCGCCAATCAGTACGCCCTGTACCTGATGGTCGCCGCGGCATTGATGAACATCCTGCTGACCGTGCGCCACACCCGCCTCGAGGAGGAGGGCGGGCGCACCGAACTGATCCTCGCCGGGGTGGTCGGCCGAAACGCGCCGCTGACCGCGGCGATGCTCACCGCACTCGTCGCGAACACCGCCCTGGTCGTGGCCGGAACCCTGGCCCTGGCCGGCACCGGGTTCGACACCGCCGGCTCCCTGCTGCTCCTGACCGGGTTTGCCGCCCTCGGCCTGGTGTTCGCCGCGATCACGGCCCTGATGTGTCAGGTGACCGAACACGCGCGGGCCGCCACCGGGCTGGCCGCCGCGGTCCTCGGGGCCGCCTTCCTGATCCGCGGGATCGGGGACCTGACGGCCGAGCACGGCAGTGCCCTGTCCTGGCTGTCCCCGATCGCGTGGTCGCAGCAAACCCGGGTCTTCGTCGACCCCCGCTGGTGGCCACTGACCCTGTCGATCGGGTTCGCCGGTGCCGCGTTGGTCGGCGCCTACGTGCTCGTCGGCCGCCGGGACGTCGGCGCCGGCCTGGTGGCGCCGCGGCTCGGGGCTGCGGAAGCGTCTGCGGCACTGTCGCATCCGTTCACCATGGCGTTGCGGCTGCAGCGCGGCGCCATCATCGGCTGGGCGGTGGGACTGAGTGTGGCCGGGCTGTTCTACGGTGCGTTCACCGAATCGATCGCCGACGCGTTCGGGGACCTGCCCGACGACATTCTGGTGATCATGGGCGGCGCCACCGGCAACCTCGTCGACGGCTACCTCGGTCTGATGGGCTTCACGATGGCCTTCCTCGTCTCCTGCTTCGCGATCGTGTCCGTCCGCCGCCTGCACAGCGAGGAACAGGCCGGGCGCGCCGACCCGGTGTTGGCCACGAAAACCAGCCGGGCAGGGTGGATGGGATCGGGTGTGGCCGCCGCCGCGGCCAGCTCGATCGTGCTGCTCGGCCTCTCCGGCGCCGCCACCGGTCTCGGCGCGGCGTTGGTGACCGGGGACCCCGGGTACGTCGTGACACTCAAGCTCGCCTACCTCGCGCACACCCCGGCGGTTCTGGTCGTGGCCGCGGTCGCCGCGCTGCTGTTCGGTCTGGCGCCGAGGGCGTTCGGTGCGGTGTGGATTCTGCCGGTGTTCGGGTACCTGATCGGCACCTTCGGCCCCATCCTGCAACTACCGGACTGGCTCGGCGATCTCTCACCGCTGGGCCACATTCCGCAGATGCCGTTGGAATCTTTCACCGCCACGCCGGTGATTGCTCTTCTGCTGGTCGCCGCGACAGCGGTCGCCGGGGGGCTCGCGGCCTTCCGCCGCCGTGACATCACCGCCACCTGA
- a CDS encoding sensor histidine kinase KdpD: MSSDNRDGEHTAGETGRGELRIYLGAAPGVGKTYAMLGEAHRRRERGCDVVVAVVETYGREHTTAQLGDLEVIAPKIIDYRGTRGAELDVDAVLARRPALVLVDELAHTNTPGSANDNRWQDVEQLLATGIDVLTTLNIQHLESLSDVVHHITGVTQPETVPDEIVRAAAQVELVDITPEALRRRLSHGNIYTPDKVDAALGNYFRQGNLTALRELALLWVADQVDAALAKYRAANRITDTWEARERVVVAVTGGPESETLVRRASRIASRSSAELIVVHVVRGDGRAGVSAPEMGKVRALAASLGASVHSVVGDDVPATLLDFARAANATQLVLGTSRRSRWARIVDEGVGVRVVQQSGSIDVHLVTHEEAGRPRRVPPVGSRARTVTAWLAAVLVPGAAAVVMSLVDRWFGIGGEGALFFIVVLVVSLLGGVAPAALSALVSGLLLNYFFTPPVHSFTIAEPDNFIITVVLLVVAVAVAVLVDSAAQRTREARRASQEAELLALFAGSVLRGADLAALLEKVRETYGQDSVSMLSQDDGLISSVGPNPATRTDDADTVCAVTEGEYALALRGPEVHARDRRVLLAVANQAVGLIRQSALAQEAGEARTLAEADRLRRSLLSAVSHDLRTPLAAVKAAASSLRSDDVDFSPEDTAELLATIEESADALTALVGNLLDSSRLAAGVVTPTLRPVYLDEVVHEALVGLGIGGRTGTRVREGVQVDVGAVAAMADPGLLERVIANLVDNALRYGGDSLVRVGAGAVGERTLITVADTGPGIPRGQAERMFAPFQRSGDRDTTTGVGLGLSVVRGFVEAMGGSISATDTPGGGLTMIVELAGADTRPA; this comes from the coding sequence GTGAGCAGCGACAACCGCGACGGTGAGCACACGGCCGGAGAGACCGGGCGCGGAGAACTCCGCATCTATCTCGGCGCGGCCCCGGGCGTCGGCAAGACGTACGCGATGCTCGGTGAGGCGCACCGCCGCCGCGAACGAGGCTGCGACGTCGTGGTGGCCGTGGTGGAAACCTACGGCCGCGAGCACACCACAGCCCAGCTCGGCGACCTCGAGGTGATCGCCCCCAAGATCATCGACTACCGCGGGACGCGGGGCGCCGAACTCGACGTGGACGCGGTGCTGGCCCGGCGCCCCGCCCTGGTGCTGGTGGACGAACTCGCCCACACCAACACACCGGGCAGCGCCAACGACAACCGCTGGCAGGACGTCGAGCAACTCCTCGCCACCGGAATCGATGTCCTCACCACGCTCAACATCCAGCACCTCGAGAGCCTGAGCGATGTGGTCCACCACATCACGGGCGTGACCCAGCCGGAGACCGTCCCCGACGAGATCGTGCGCGCGGCGGCGCAGGTCGAGCTGGTGGACATCACCCCGGAAGCGTTGCGGCGCAGACTATCCCACGGAAACATCTACACCCCCGACAAGGTCGACGCGGCGCTGGGTAATTACTTCCGGCAGGGCAACCTCACCGCACTGCGGGAGCTCGCCCTGCTGTGGGTGGCCGACCAGGTAGATGCCGCCCTGGCGAAATACCGGGCGGCGAACCGGATCACCGACACGTGGGAAGCCCGCGAACGGGTGGTGGTCGCGGTGACGGGTGGACCCGAATCGGAAACGTTGGTGCGGCGGGCGAGCCGCATCGCGTCGCGGTCGAGTGCCGAGCTGATCGTGGTGCACGTGGTGCGCGGTGACGGCCGGGCCGGGGTGTCCGCACCGGAAATGGGGAAGGTGCGGGCCCTCGCCGCGAGCCTCGGGGCGAGTGTGCACAGCGTGGTCGGGGACGACGTACCGGCGACGCTGCTCGACTTCGCCCGGGCGGCCAACGCCACCCAGTTGGTGCTCGGGACGTCGCGGCGATCGCGGTGGGCGCGGATCGTCGACGAGGGAGTCGGTGTGCGCGTCGTGCAGCAATCCGGGTCCATCGACGTGCATTTGGTGACGCACGAGGAGGCCGGCCGCCCGCGGCGGGTGCCGCCGGTCGGGTCGCGGGCGCGGACGGTGACGGCGTGGCTCGCGGCCGTGCTCGTCCCCGGTGCCGCGGCCGTCGTGATGAGTCTGGTGGACCGCTGGTTCGGGATCGGCGGCGAAGGCGCCTTGTTCTTCATCGTCGTCCTCGTCGTGTCCTTGCTCGGCGGGGTCGCCCCCGCGGCCCTGTCCGCCCTCGTCTCGGGCCTGCTCCTCAACTACTTCTTCACCCCACCGGTGCACAGCTTCACGATCGCCGAGCCGGACAACTTCATCATCACGGTGGTGCTGCTGGTGGTGGCCGTCGCTGTTGCGGTGCTGGTCGATTCGGCCGCCCAGCGCACGCGGGAGGCCCGCAGGGCATCGCAGGAAGCGGAACTGCTGGCACTGTTCGCCGGGTCGGTGCTCCGCGGCGCGGACCTGGCAGCACTGCTCGAGAAGGTCCGCGAGACCTACGGTCAGGATTCGGTGAGCATGCTCTCGCAGGACGATGGCCTGATCAGCTCGGTGGGGCCGAATCCGGCGACGAGGACCGACGACGCGGACACCGTGTGTGCAGTGACCGAGGGCGAGTACGCACTCGCCCTGCGCGGCCCCGAGGTGCACGCGCGGGACCGGAGAGTACTGCTCGCGGTGGCGAACCAGGCGGTGGGACTGATTCGGCAGAGCGCACTCGCCCAGGAAGCCGGCGAAGCGCGGACCCTCGCGGAGGCCGACCGACTGAGGCGATCCCTGCTGTCCGCGGTCAGTCACGACCTGCGCACACCACTGGCCGCCGTCAAGGCGGCGGCGTCCAGCCTGCGCAGCGACGACGTCGACTTCTCCCCGGAAGACACCGCCGAACTGCTGGCCACCATCGAGGAATCGGCCGATGCGCTGACCGCGCTGGTGGGCAACCTGCTCGATTCCTCCCGGCTCGCGGCCGGAGTGGTGACGCCCACCCTGCGGCCGGTGTACCTCGACGAGGTCGTCCACGAGGCACTGGTGGGACTGGGCATCGGCGGGCGGACCGGAACCCGAGTCCGCGAAGGTGTACAGGTGGACGTCGGTGCGGTTGCCGCCATGGCCGACCCGGGCCTGCTCGAGCGGGTGATCGCGAACCTCGTCGACAACGCCCTCCGCTACGGCGGAGACTCCCTGGTTCGTGTGGGCGCCGGGGCGGTGGGCGAGCGGACCCTGATCACCGTGGCCGACACCGGGCCGGGAATACCGCGAGGACAAGCGGAACGGATGTTCGCGCCGTTCCAACGATCCGGCGACCGGGACACCACCACCGGGGTAGGGCTCGGCCTGTCGGTCGTGCGGGGGTTCGTCGAGGCGATGGGCGGCAGCATTTCCGCCACCGACACCCCCGGCGGCGGACTCACCATGATCGTCGAGCTGGCAGGTGCGGACACCCGGCCGGCATGA